Proteins found in one Serinicoccus marinus DSM 15273 genomic segment:
- the pheT gene encoding phenylalanine--tRNA ligase subunit beta, with the protein MRVPVDWLGDYVTLPEGVTGEQIAADLVAVGLEEEGVHTSGVGGPLVVGRVLEMTPEEQKNGKTINWCQVDVGAANGTGEPQGIVCGAHNFGVGDLVAVILPGGTLPTPQGPLTISARKTYGHVSAGMICSVRELGIGEDHDGILVLPRLLPEGVVAGLAPGDDLIGVLGLDRETVEVNVTPDRGYCFSVRGIAREYSHSTGAAFTDPASLAVDTGSGEGYAVRLADETPLEGVAGCDRYLARVVRDIDLTRTTPEWMARRLTEAGMRPIGLAVDVTNYVMLALGQPLHAFDLATLHGPVVVRRARPGERLTTLDDVDRALDPEDLLITDGGERVLALAGVMGGEDGEVTPGVTTDVLIEAAHFDPRTVGRTSRRHKLSSEAAKRFERGVDPDVTAAAAQLAVDLLVEHGGGTADPAITDVDQRAERAAIELDLTMPTAYVGVNYSFDRVREVLVMIGCEVFDTDDPRRVSVVAPSWRPDLTDAPTLVEEVARVDGYDKIPSVVPRAIGGRGLTHGQRARRAVATALAGQGLQEVLTYPFVGADRFDELGLAEDDPHRQAVRLANPLSDEAPLMRTALLQTLPEAVLRNVSRGNRDVALFEIDTVTHPEPDAMAPVPGVGEVPADDVLAQIRGAVPAQPWHVAVMAAGQADRAGWWGRGRPVDVVDVVGWAHAVADALGVEVRRQQSTRAPFHPGRCVDLTLPDGTRVGWAGELHPKVVQRLGLPDRTSAAELDLDVLVRASDHRTQVARLSTHPVATSDVALEVPRGVRFSEVERSLREGAGTLLESLELFDVYAGDQVAQDKHSLAWRMHFRAPDRTLTTQEVNAARDAAVGRAVADHEAVQR; encoded by the coding sequence ATGCGGGTTCCGGTCGACTGGCTCGGCGACTACGTCACGCTGCCCGAGGGCGTCACCGGCGAGCAGATCGCCGCCGACCTCGTGGCCGTCGGTCTCGAGGAGGAAGGCGTGCACACCAGCGGTGTCGGGGGCCCGCTCGTCGTCGGCCGGGTCCTCGAGATGACCCCCGAGGAGCAGAAGAACGGCAAGACGATCAACTGGTGCCAGGTCGACGTCGGAGCCGCGAACGGCACCGGCGAGCCGCAGGGCATCGTCTGCGGCGCCCACAACTTCGGCGTCGGCGACCTCGTCGCCGTCATCCTGCCGGGTGGGACGCTGCCGACCCCGCAGGGGCCGCTGACGATCAGCGCCCGCAAGACCTACGGCCACGTCTCGGCCGGCATGATCTGCTCGGTCCGCGAGCTGGGGATCGGGGAGGACCACGATGGGATCCTCGTGCTGCCCCGACTCCTGCCCGAGGGCGTCGTCGCCGGGCTCGCGCCGGGCGACGACCTCATCGGCGTCCTCGGGCTGGACCGCGAGACCGTCGAGGTCAACGTCACGCCAGACCGCGGCTACTGCTTCTCGGTCCGCGGCATCGCGCGGGAGTACTCCCACTCCACCGGTGCGGCCTTCACCGACCCCGCCTCGCTCGCCGTGGACACCGGCAGCGGCGAGGGGTATGCCGTCCGCCTCGCCGACGAGACGCCGCTGGAGGGGGTCGCCGGGTGCGACCGCTACCTGGCGCGGGTCGTGCGCGACATCGACCTGACCCGCACCACGCCGGAGTGGATGGCCCGCCGTCTCACCGAGGCCGGCATGCGGCCCATCGGGCTCGCCGTGGACGTCACCAACTACGTCATGCTCGCCCTCGGGCAGCCCCTGCACGCCTTCGACCTGGCCACGCTGCACGGTCCGGTCGTGGTGCGACGGGCCCGTCCGGGGGAGCGGCTGACCACCCTGGACGACGTGGACCGCGCGCTCGACCCCGAGGACCTGCTCATCACCGACGGCGGCGAGCGGGTGCTCGCGCTGGCCGGGGTCATGGGCGGCGAGGACGGCGAGGTGACGCCCGGCGTCACCACCGACGTCCTCATCGAGGCGGCCCACTTCGACCCGCGGACCGTCGGACGCACGTCGCGCCGGCACAAGCTGTCCAGCGAGGCGGCGAAGCGCTTCGAGCGCGGTGTCGACCCGGACGTGACGGCTGCCGCGGCCCAGCTCGCGGTCGACCTGCTGGTCGAGCACGGCGGGGGCACCGCCGACCCGGCGATCACCGACGTCGACCAGCGTGCCGAGCGGGCCGCGATCGAGCTCGACCTGACCATGCCCACCGCCTACGTGGGCGTCAACTACTCCTTCGACCGGGTGCGCGAGGTGCTCGTGATGATCGGCTGCGAGGTCTTCGACACCGACGACCCGCGCCGGGTGTCGGTGGTCGCCCCGAGCTGGCGCCCGGACCTCACCGACGCGCCGACCCTCGTCGAGGAGGTCGCCCGGGTCGACGGCTACGACAAGATCCCCTCCGTGGTGCCCCGCGCCATCGGTGGACGCGGCCTCACCCACGGGCAGCGTGCCCGCCGCGCCGTCGCGACGGCCCTCGCCGGGCAGGGCCTGCAGGAGGTGCTGACCTACCCCTTCGTCGGCGCCGACCGTTTCGACGAGCTGGGGCTCGCCGAGGACGACCCGCACCGGCAGGCGGTCCGGCTGGCGAACCCGTTGTCCGACGAGGCGCCCCTGATGCGGACCGCGCTGCTGCAGACCTTGCCGGAGGCGGTGCTGCGCAACGTCTCCCGCGGCAACCGCGACGTGGCGCTCTTCGAGATCGACACCGTCACCCACCCCGAGCCGGACGCGATGGCCCCGGTCCCCGGGGTCGGTGAGGTCCCCGCCGACGACGTCCTGGCGCAGATCCGCGGTGCGGTCCCGGCGCAGCCCTGGCACGTCGCCGTGATGGCGGCCGGGCAGGCCGACCGCGCCGGATGGTGGGGCCGGGGCCGCCCGGTCGACGTGGTCGACGTGGTCGGCTGGGCGCACGCGGTCGCGGACGCCCTCGGGGTCGAGGTCCGCCGGCAGCAGAGCACCCGCGCGCCCTTCCACCCGGGTCGCTGCGTCGACCTGACGCTCCCCGACGGCACCCGCGTGGGCTGGGCCGGCGAGCTCCACCCGAAGGTGGTGCAGCGGCTGGGCCTGCCGGACCGGACCAGCGCCGCCGAGCTCGACCTCGACGTCCTCGTGCGCGCCAGCGACCACCGCACGCAGGTCGCCCGGCTGTCCACCCATCCCGTGGCGACCTCCGACGTCGCGCTCGAGGTCCCCCGTGGGGTGCGCTTCAGCGAGGTCGAGCGGTCGTTGCGGGAGGGGGCGGGCACACTCCTGGAGAGCCTGGAGCTCTTCGACGTCTACGCGGGGGACCAGGTGGCGCAGGACAAGCACTCGCTGGCCTGGCGGATGCACTTCCGCGCCCCGGACCGGACGCTGACGACCCAGGAGGTCAACGCCGCCCGCGACGCAGCGGTGGGCCGTGCGGTCGCCGACCACGAGGCGGTGCAGCGGTGA
- the pheS gene encoding phenylalanine--tRNA ligase subunit alpha, producing MPAPHVPDLAPETVDGHVMGALIAIERAADLDQLKDVRLAHAGDRSPLALANRTIGSLPGSEKAAAGKLVGQARGRVNQALAARQVELEAQRDERILVEEAMDLTVAPGRRPLGRRHVLTVTAERMADAMVGLGWEIAEGPQVEAEWFNFDALNFDKDHPARQMQDTFFVDPAKAGLVLRTHTSPTQARSLLDRGVPLYVAVPGKTFRTDELDATHTPVFHQLEGIAIDEGLTMAHLRGTLDRLAEAMFGPGIVSRLRPAFFPFTEPSAEMDFRCFVCRGEDPGCRTCGGTGWIEWGGCGMVNHNVLRAAGVDPERYQGFAFGMGVERTAMFRHGIADMRELIEGDVRFNAQFGMEI from the coding sequence ATGCCTGCCCCCCACGTCCCCGATCTCGCGCCCGAGACGGTCGACGGTCACGTCATGGGGGCGCTGATCGCCATCGAGCGGGCCGCCGACCTGGACCAGCTCAAGGACGTCCGTCTGGCGCACGCGGGTGACCGGTCACCGCTCGCCCTGGCCAACCGCACCATCGGCTCGCTGCCGGGCTCGGAGAAGGCCGCGGCGGGCAAGCTTGTCGGCCAGGCCCGGGGCCGGGTCAACCAGGCCCTCGCCGCCCGGCAGGTCGAGCTGGAGGCCCAGCGCGACGAGCGGATCCTCGTCGAGGAGGCGATGGACCTGACGGTCGCCCCGGGTCGTCGGCCGCTCGGCCGACGGCACGTGCTCACCGTCACCGCCGAGCGGATGGCCGACGCGATGGTCGGCCTGGGCTGGGAGATCGCCGAGGGGCCGCAGGTCGAGGCGGAGTGGTTCAACTTCGACGCGCTCAACTTCGACAAGGACCATCCCGCGCGGCAGATGCAGGACACCTTCTTCGTCGACCCGGCCAAGGCCGGGCTGGTGCTGCGCACCCACACCTCGCCCACCCAGGCGCGGTCGCTGCTGGACCGCGGCGTCCCGCTCTACGTCGCCGTCCCCGGCAAGACGTTCCGCACCGACGAGCTGGACGCCACGCATACCCCCGTCTTCCACCAGCTCGAGGGCATCGCGATCGACGAGGGCCTGACCATGGCCCACCTCAGGGGCACGCTGGACCGGCTCGCCGAGGCGATGTTCGGCCCCGGGATCGTCAGCCGGTTGCGCCCCGCCTTCTTCCCCTTCACCGAGCCGAGCGCGGAGATGGACTTCCGGTGCTTCGTCTGCCGCGGTGAGGACCCAGGCTGTCGGACCTGCGGCGGGACCGGCTGGATCGAGTGGGGCGGCTGCGGGATGGTCAACCACAACGTGCTGCGCGCGGCCGGGGTCGACCCGGAGCGCTACCAGGGCTTCGCCTTCGGGATGGGCGTGGAGCGGACCGCGATGTTCCGCCACGGCATCGCCGACATGCGGGAGCTGATCGAGGGAGACGTGCGCTTCAACGCGCAGTTCGGGATGGAGATCTGA
- a CDS encoding TrmH family RNA methyltransferase has protein sequence MSDPDQPLLSNPRSERVRAVAALGRRAARERSGTFLVEGPQAVRELLRHAAGRARAVYLTDEAAQRHRELVDTAVAAGRPVHRCTEPVLAAMADTGSPQGVLAVAERVDVPLAQALDAVGEDGFAVVLTHVRDPGNAGTVLRGASAFGADAVLVSDASVDVHNPKVVRSTVGALFHLPVSVGTPVGELLAACRERGIRLLAADGSGETVLPDAGLTGRHAWVMGNEAWGLPPEVSSGCDARVRIPITRAESLNLAMAATVCLHASATARSRLP, from the coding sequence ATGAGCGACCCCGACCAGCCGCTGCTGAGCAACCCTCGCAGCGAGCGGGTCCGGGCGGTCGCCGCGCTGGGGCGTCGTGCTGCCCGGGAGCGCTCCGGCACCTTCCTGGTGGAGGGGCCGCAGGCCGTCCGGGAGCTGCTGCGGCACGCCGCGGGGCGGGCCCGGGCGGTCTACCTCACCGACGAGGCGGCACAGCGGCACCGCGAGCTGGTCGACACCGCCGTGGCCGCCGGGCGGCCGGTCCACCGCTGCACCGAGCCGGTGCTGGCGGCGATGGCCGACACCGGCTCGCCCCAGGGTGTCCTGGCGGTCGCCGAGCGGGTCGACGTCCCCCTGGCGCAGGCGCTGGACGCGGTGGGGGAGGACGGGTTCGCGGTGGTGCTGACCCACGTGCGCGACCCCGGCAACGCCGGCACCGTGCTGCGCGGGGCCAGTGCCTTCGGGGCCGACGCGGTGCTGGTCAGCGACGCCTCGGTCGACGTCCACAACCCTAAGGTCGTGCGCTCCACGGTCGGCGCCCTCTTCCACCTGCCGGTGAGCGTGGGCACGCCCGTCGGGGAGCTGCTCGCGGCCTGCCGGGAGCGGGGCATCCGGCTGCTCGCCGCGGACGGCTCCGGCGAGACCGTGCTGCCGGACGCCGGGCTCACCGGCCGGCACGCGTGGGTCATGGGCAACGAGGCCTGGGGGCTGCCGCCGGAGGTGAGCTCCGGCTGTGACGCGCGGGTGCGCATACCCATCACCCGCGCCGAGTCGCTCAACCTGGCCATGGCGGCCACCGTGTGCCTGCACGCCTCCGCCACCGCGCGATCCCGCCTCCCGTGA
- the rplT gene encoding 50S ribosomal protein L20 translates to MARVKRAVNAHKKRRVVLERASGYRGQRSRLYRKAKEQVTHSLVYSYNDRRARKGDFRRLWIQRINAGARANGMTYNRFIQGLKAAGVEVDRRMLAELAVHDEAAFTTLVELAKANVPAAGEKAESAA, encoded by the coding sequence GTGGCACGCGTGAAGCGGGCGGTCAACGCCCACAAGAAGCGTCGGGTCGTCCTGGAGCGCGCCAGCGGTTACCGCGGGCAGCGCAGCCGGCTCTACCGCAAGGCCAAGGAGCAGGTCACCCACAGCCTGGTCTACAGCTACAACGACCGTCGCGCCCGCAAGGGTGACTTCCGTCGCCTCTGGATCCAGCGGATCAACGCCGGTGCGCGCGCCAACGGCATGACCTACAACCGGTTCATCCAGGGCCTCAAGGCCGCCGGTGTCGAGGTCGACCGCCGGATGCTGGCCGAGCTCGCCGTGCACGACGAGGCGGCCTTCACCACCCTCGTCGAGCTCGCCAAGGCCAACGTGCCGGCCGCGGGCGAGAAGGCCGAGTCCGCCGCCTGA
- the rpmI gene encoding 50S ribosomal protein L35 has translation MPKMKTHSGAKKRFRVTGSGKIMHQRARHVHKFQERTSQAARRLVNDKEVAPSDVRKVKKMLGL, from the coding sequence ATGCCGAAGATGAAGACCCACAGCGGTGCCAAGAAGCGCTTCCGCGTCACCGGCTCCGGCAAGATCATGCACCAGCGTGCACGCCACGTGCACAAGTTCCAGGAGCGCACCAGCCAGGCGGCGCGCCGGCTCGTGAACGACAAGGAGGTCGCCCCCAGCGACGTCCGCAAGGTCAAGAAGATGCTCGGCCTCTGA
- the infC gene encoding translation initiation factor IF-3: MPGGLSGARGRQTRRRRSRHISEPRINDRIRVPEVRLVGPNGEQVGIVRVEDALRLAAEADLDLVEVAPMARPPVAKLMDYGKYKYETAMKAREARKNQVNTVIKEIKLRPKIDDHDYGTKKGHVVRFLKAGDKVKVTIMFRGREQSRPELGFRLLQRLAEDVAELGHVESAPKQDGRNMVMVLGPTAKKAQVRQAKRRDAERTQAASDEATLATDPQ; the protein is encoded by the coding sequence GTGCCAGGAGGCCTTTCTGGTGCCCGGGGTCGTCAGACACGACGACGAAGGAGCAGGCACATCAGCGAGCCTCGCATCAACGACCGCATCCGGGTCCCGGAAGTGCGGTTGGTGGGCCCCAACGGGGAACAGGTCGGCATCGTGCGCGTCGAGGACGCGCTACGGCTGGCGGCCGAGGCCGACCTCGACCTGGTCGAGGTCGCCCCGATGGCGCGCCCCCCGGTCGCCAAGCTCATGGACTACGGCAAGTACAAGTACGAAACCGCCATGAAGGCCCGGGAAGCCCGCAAGAACCAGGTCAACACGGTCATCAAGGAGATCAAGCTCCGTCCGAAGATCGACGACCACGACTACGGCACCAAGAAGGGCCACGTCGTGCGCTTCCTCAAGGCCGGCGACAAGGTCAAGGTCACCATCATGTTCCGTGGCCGCGAGCAGTCCCGGCCCGAGCTCGGCTTCCGGCTGCTGCAGCGCCTGGCCGAGGACGTGGCCGAGCTCGGCCACGTGGAGAGCGCCCCGAAGCAGGACGGCCGCAACATGGTGATGGTGCTCGGGCCGACCGCCAAGAAGGCACAGGTCCGGCAGGCCAAGCGGCGCGACGCCGAGCGCACCCAGGCCGCGTCGGACGAGGCCACGCTCGCCACCGACCCGCAGTGA